The genomic DNA ATATAAGAAGCCACTTTGTTGACGTTGTCAATTGCTTGTGAAAGACTTTGGAGAGTAGTATCAATATTATCTACCGAGAAAATACCTAAATCGTCTGTAGTGATACTATCCAAATCTTCTAATGTCAAACCTTGTACACCTGCAAAATTACTTGTTACGCCACCGGCAGATGCAAGTGCATCACTTGTAGCATTCAAGTTGAAATCACCGGATGCTCCACCTGTGATATTGTAGTCAGAGTTGTCTGTAGAAATATTAACCTCTATTTTGAGAGATGTATTATCTGCATAAAATCCAACTGTCCAGTCACCTGTATAAGCACCTTGCAATAATTGCTTTCCACCAAATACAGTGGAATCAGTAATAAACTGAATCTGTTGAGCCAAACGATATGCTCCTTTTGCAAGTGCAACTTTTTCGTCTGTACCCAATGCACCCGAAGATGCTGTCGCTGCCGATGTCTTAATTTCGTTAATCAATCCTTGAATGTTATCAAGAGCATCTTGCGAGATTGCTGTCACGTTTTTAGCTTCACCAACAGCATTCAAAGCTGATTTCAACGATGAATTCCTTGCCGATAAAGCACGTGATGTGATATAACCTGCCACATCATCTGATGCCGCATTAATTCTTTTACCTGTTGAAAGTCTCAACTGGCGTAAAGCGATATTGTTATTTGCTGCTAATAATGAGTTATACGCATTTTCAGCAGGGATATTGGTCCTGATTCTGGAACCACCCGAGATAGCTACTGGCATAATAAACCTCCATGTAATTAATTCGTATCTTGGGCGTCCTGCCGATTGTTAATTTCTTCCTCTTGTCAATATATCGGATATGTATTTCTAAACTTTAACTTTTTTTTTTATTTTTCAAAACTTTTTTCAATGAATATTCCTCTTAGATGCAAATCTCCCTCGGAATCGTTTTGCAAGATGACATACTCACTCAAAGTAAGCTCACTTTGTATGTGCGTTTTGGGGTTGCAATCTGTCTCTATTATGATAGATTTCCCTTCGTTGATGATTTTCAAATAATTCAAAGCATGTTTGTTTCTGAAATAATTATCGGTCAGATTTTGCTTTTCTTCAGCTACAAGTTTGTCATTCTCGAAAATTTTAATGTCATAATCGCTGATTTCAATCCGAATTCCAATCTTTTCGTCAAATTGATGCCTCACAGTTCTCAGATATACTTTTAGCGAAGTTGTTCCTGAGCTCAGAAAATTTGTTTGGAAAGTGAAATTTGTCAATTCTTGTCTGCGAATAGATGTGATTCCACCCGGCTTGATTATTATGGAATTTTTATCTGTTTTTTCGATTTTATCAAAATGGGATATACACACACCATCTAAAAATTTGTTGCTGTCCGTTGACATTAATTCATATCTGTATGGATTGCATGAGGAAAGCAAACTGATGAAAGCAATCAATATGGGCGCGATGATTTTCATCTGTTGTATCTCAATTCACTCGGGAAAAATATTCTATCCATGAAGCTGACGCCAAAACCGATATAGAAATTACTAAATGTAAGACTTTTGCCGTAAGCCATAGCGATATTATCTCCCAGATTACTATTGTCGAAGCAATTTATATAGCCAAAATTGAGATTGATATTCAATGTTTCGCTTATTCTCAGATTTACTTTATTATTCAAATTTATATAGCCCGACGGATAGTATCCCACTTCGATTGAGGGCTCGGCTGATAATTCATCGTCAATCAATACTTGCCAGTATCCAAATTTAAGGGGCAAAACAGCAATTGCATATTGGTCTAATCCTGTAACCATGAAATTCATAAGAGATGTTCCTGCGAAAAAGTTGAGATTCAAAAACGGCAATGCTATAGAAGCATTTGCTACTTTCATCTGCATACCTTTAAATGTTGAAGCCTCTTCACTTCCACGGTCTTGAAATGCTGAATACTTTGCAGCGGACATCAAAATCGAAAATTGAACTAATCCTACATCCCAAGATGAATGTTCGTGATATTTCCATTCATTTTCCGTTTCTTCGGCTTTGTTTATGAAATCCAATACTGAAACTCCGATTCCAAAATAGGGGAAAATGATGGATTGTGCTTCCTTCGTGAAATCATTATTTTTGATTTGAGCTATACCTTTGGAATTATGTCCCATCGCAATGCCCAAATAGGTTCTGAAATTTACTCCACCAATTGAGCCAATATCTAAACTACCGGATAAATTCAAGTAAGTCGAAGGGTATAATCCAATTCCAAGTGAAGGAGTAAATGTAATGTAGGGAATTTTGTCGCGTAGGAAAAATCGCTTTCTGACATAAATAGGGGCTACAGCAAATAACATGTCTTCGCCCTTAGCATTCGGTAATATGAATTCGACCATACTTGTGCCAATACTCCACCCATGAGCATCTCTGAACCAACGTAGTCTCCATTCAAAAATACCGACTCTGTATAATCCTCCCGCAAATAAATAAGAATCTTCACCACGAAATTCATTGCCTATTTTATCGTAATCCGGAAAAACCCCAAATAATCCGGTACCCAATTTATTAGAAGGTGAACTTCCGATAAGACCCACTCCTTCGAATAAACCAAACCGGATAAAGTTCGGGTACTCTCTTTCTTTTTCATAATTCAACAAATCAATTTCATTTGTAATAGTAGTAACTTTCGATGATGGATAAACTGTGCCCTTGTCGCGGTTGCCCGGGTGATTGATGTTCTTTTCAGTTACAACTGTATCTCTCAGTATATCGGAAAACGAATCTTTTTCGACGCGGGTAAGTGTAGTGCTACAACTTGCTAATGCCAGCAATGTTGCCGAGATTAAACATAGCAGAGTTTTGTTGATAATTTTCATAATGCTGCAACATTTAGTTCAACAAATTGACCCAATTTCGCTCTTATTTTGTCGCCGGAAATAATTTGCCCAACACCTTCGGGTGTTCCTGTAAATATAATATCTCCGGCTTGTAAGCCAAAGATATTCGACAAGAAAGCGACTAATTCGCCTACGCTTCGTTCCATATCTTTTGTCGAGCCGGATTGTCTGAGTTCATCGTTTACCCAAAGTTCCAAATCAAAATATGGGATGAATTGAAACTGTGTAGCCGGAATGATTTTCGAAATAGGGGCTGAATTTCTGAATCCTTTAGCAATTGCCCAAGGTTTGCCTTCGTTTTTGGCTTTATTTTGGATGTCGCGCATAGTTACGTCAATCCCCACTCCATATCCTGCAATAAAATCAATTGCTTCGTCAGCCTGAATATTATCGCAATCTTTGCCGATTACAACCACAAGTTCCACTTCGTGATGAACGTTATCGGAGATTTCCGGCAATATAATTATATCACCGTCATTAAGCAAAGATGAGGGCGGCTTGATAAAAACTGTAGGGTCGGGTGATACTTGCGAACCCATTTCGGCTGCATGTTTGGCATAATTTTGACCGATACCGTAGAATGTGCCGGGTATCATCTCATAGCCATCAGTAAATTGTATTTTTTTTCTCATTTTCCCAATCTCCTTGTTAATCGTTCCTTCTTGTAGGTAATTCCGGTAAAATAACTTGATCGCTGCTCGGTTGGCTTGGTGCCGCCTGAAAAGGTTGCATTAAGCCTCGAATTCTTTCCTTTTGCCTCTCGGTCAACGGATATGGCAAAGTAAACTCTTGAAGCGAGTCCTGCAATTTTTTGTATGCAAATTTCTTTTCACGATAGGGCAGACTTTGGTCAGCATAAATTTTTGCCATGAGTTTGCCCCAAATTGGGGCTGCTGAACGCCCACCATAGCCTTCACCACCGAGAACGTCGAAAGTAATTCGTTTATCGTCAAATCCTAACCAAATACCCGCAACTAATTGTGGAGTATATCCCACAAACCAAGCATCCGCTGCATCATTGGTTGTTCCGGTTTTGCCTGCTGCATCAACATCTTTAAATACGCTTCTGATTGCTCGCGATGCAGTTCCCGCATTAACGACTCTTTCGAGCATATAAGTCATCTGACGAGCAATTTCGGGTTCCATAGCTTTTTTCATATTTACAAATCTTGGCTTTTGTTTGATGACCGTTCCGTTTTTATCTTCTACAACTGTGAGGAAATAAGGTGGAATGTGGATACCGTCATAAACAAAGGAACCGTATGCAGAAGTCAGTTCGAGTGGTTCGACGTCTCCACCTGCGCCCAAGGAAATTGCAGGTACTGATTGCAAAGGTGTCGAAATCCCCATCCTTCTCGATAAATTTACTATATCTGTAGGATTTGTGATGGATGTTACTAATCTTGCCGATACAGTATTGATTGATATTCTTAAGGCATCGGACAATGATGTCATGTCTCCCGGTTCGCAATTTCCCGTTCCACGAGGTTCCCATAATTCTCCCGTTTCCGTTTTGAAACTGAATGGTCCGCATTCGACTTTTGATTCAGGAGTGTAACCGTTGTTCAATGCCATAGTATAAATCATTGGCTTATATGCAGAACCCGGTTGACGCCTGATTTGTTTTACGTGGTTTAAGGAATATTTTGCCGAGGGATTTTCCCTCATGAATTTTGGTGAAGCACCTACTAAAGCTAAAATCGCTCCGTTTGCAGGGTCAATTACTACTAAGCCTACTTGAATTGTACTCGCGATATTTTTAACAGAATCAATGAAATTTTTGCTTTTTAACAAACGTTCTTGTATCTTGGGCTTTTCTTTCTTCTCAGCTGAGGTATATTCGGCATTATCACGTACAGCCTTGAGAAGTAATTCATCTAATAATTTCTGATTCCTATTCCAACTCCACCTCTTGCTGAAAGTTGTTTGCAATTCATTCAGATGTTCTTCTACGGCTTCGTTGGCATATTGCTGAATTTTCGAATTGAGTGTTGTATGAATAATCAAACCATCGCGATATAAGTCATATTCACGAAATGAATTATCCCGAGATAAATCCTGACGTATCATTTCCACAAAATGAGGAGCCGATTGGCTTCCCAAGTGAATGCGTTTTCTCTTGCCTGATTTATCTGTCAGAAAAACATTTATTGCTTCTTTCCTTGCTTCGGCATATTGGGCACCAGTCAAATACTCTTGGTCATACATTAATTTCAGCACTAAATTGCGTCGGCGAATTGCTTTTTCGGGATGTTTAATCGGGTCATAATTCGCCGGTGCTTTCAACATTGCAACCAACATTGCACATTCAGCAGTCGTTAGTTCATTCGGCAATTTATCGAAGAAAGTCTGCGACGCTACTTGGATTCCGTATGCACCTCTGCCATAATTCACAGTATTAGTGTACATCTCCAGAATTTCTTCCTTTGTATAGGTTTGCTCGATTTTGATTGAAATAAACGCTTCGCGAATTTTCCTTTCAAATGTTATATCCTGATTGAGAAACAAGTGTCTTGATAATTGCATAGTGATTGTCGAGGCACCTTCTCTGTCGCCATAAATAATTCTTTTTGCAAAAGCATTAATTATTCTTCCGGTATGAACCCCCCAATGACTGAAAAATTTCTTGTCTTCGGTAGCGGTCAGTGCATTTATAAAATCCTTAGGAATACTGTCATAGGTCATATTGATTCTACGGTCAATGAAAAAATGGTCTAATAATACACCATCTGAACTTAGTATTCGAGTAGCGAGATTTGTTTTTGGATTCTCCAATTGTTCAAGTGAAGGAAGACCATATGAAACTACATTTCGGACATAAACAGCCAATCCTATGGTGAATATCACCATTAAGATGCACAAAAATATTAATAGATGCAAGGGTTTCATATTCTATTTATAAAATTTATCTATCATAACTCTTCTCAATCTTTTCCTATATGTATCAATGTTCTCGTTCGTTCTTCTTGTTAAATGCTCGCGTTCACCTGCCGAGCGACCTATCAAAATATTGCGTGGCACCTGCCTTTTGACTAATTGCTCAATTATGAACTCTACACGCCGTTATCCTAATTGCATATTATACTCATCTGTACCGATATCATCAGTATGTCCGACGAGAATAACCTTATCTATTTTATCGGGAGCGAGTAAAATATTTTCGGCTACCAAATCCAACTCTTCTTGCCAAGTGCGTGAAGTCTGGTTACCGTTACTGTCAAGAGTGAATTTGTAGGGATTTTGATATTCGTCTAATGGAAAATTGACTCTTATTGTACCACTTTGAGGCAGGTAGAAATTCAAATCCTGTACATCGTCGTTATTTCCGATTATCAATCTTTTTGTGTCGAAATAATACCCATACTTTTGAGCAGTGATTTC from Candidatus Kapaibacterium sp. includes the following:
- a CDS encoding fumarylacetoacetate hydrolase family protein — translated: MRKKIQFTDGYEMIPGTFYGIGQNYAKHAAEMGSQVSPDPTVFIKPPSSLLNDGDIIILPEISDNVHHEVELVVVIGKDCDNIQADEAIDFIAGYGVGIDVTMRDIQNKAKNEGKPWAIAKGFRNSAPISKIIPATQFQFIPYFDLELWVNDELRQSGSTKDMERSVGELVAFLSNIFGLQAGDIIFTGTPEGVGQIISGDKIRAKLGQFVELNVAAL
- a CDS encoding flagellin — encoded protein: MPVAISGGSRIRTNIPAENAYNSLLAANNNIALRQLRLSTGKRINAASDDVAGYITSRALSARNSSLKSALNAVGEAKNVTAISQDALDNIQGLINEIKTSAATASSGALGTDEKVALAKGAYRLAQQIQFITDSTVFGGKQLLQGAYTGDWTVGFYADNTSLKIEVNISTDNSDYNITGGASGDFNLNATSDALASAGGVTSNFAGVQGLTLEDLDSITTDDLGIFSVDNIDTTLQSLSQAIDNVNKVASYIGGIEVRLNSQESLLTSQITNYNAAISRIEDADVATEQL
- a CDS encoding transglycosylase domain-containing protein is translated as MVIFTIGLAVYVRNVVSYGLPSLEQLENPKTNLATRILSSDGVLLDHFFIDRRINMTYDSIPKDFINALTATEDKKFFSHWGVHTGRIINAFAKRIIYGDREGASTITMQLSRHLFLNQDITFERKIREAFISIKIEQTYTKEEILEMYTNTVNYGRGAYGIQVASQTFFDKLPNELTTAECAMLVAMLKAPANYDPIKHPEKAIRRRNLVLKLMYDQEYLTGAQYAEARKEAINVFLTDKSGKRKRIHLGSQSAPHFVEMIRQDLSRDNSFREYDLYRDGLIIHTTLNSKIQQYANEAVEEHLNELQTTFSKRWSWNRNQKLLDELLLKAVRDNAEYTSAEKKEKPKIQERLLKSKNFIDSVKNIASTIQVGLVVIDPANGAILALVGASPKFMRENPSAKYSLNHVKQIRRQPGSAYKPMIYTMALNNGYTPESKVECGPFSFKTETGELWEPRGTGNCEPGDMTSLSDALRISINTVSARLVTSITNPTDIVNLSRRMGISTPLQSVPAISLGAGGDVEPLELTSAYGSFVYDGIHIPPYFLTVVEDKNGTVIKQKPRFVNMKKAMEPEIARQMTYMLERVVNAGTASRAIRSVFKDVDAAGKTGTTNDAADAWFVGYTPQLVAGIWLGFDDKRITFDVLGGEGYGGRSAAPIWGKLMAKIYADQSLPYREKKFAYKKLQDSLQEFTLPYPLTERQKERIRGLMQPFQAAPSQPSSDQVILPELPTRRND